CGGATCAGCGCCGGCGTGATGGAAAAGCGCGCCAGATCCGCTGGCGGCATGCCCGAGTGCGTCATCGCCGCGGGGTGAGACGCGAGCGTCTCCGTACCGCCAAGGCTCACCGCGAGCTTGATCACCTGCAGGCGGTCAAGCAGCTTGAACGCAGCTTCTTCGCCGCCCTTCACTTCGAACGAGAACGTCGATCCCGCGCTCTTATTTTGCTTTTCGTGGATCGCGCGGTCGGGATGATCCTTTGGCAGGAAGTCTAGGAACCAGACGCTTTGGATCTTCGGATGGTCGCGCAGGAACTCCGCCACCTGCCTTGCGCCTTGCGCACCCGCATCCATGCGCAGCTTGAGCGTTTCGAGCGAACGCATCAAAAGCCACGCCGTGTGCGGATCGCACATCGTGCCGAGCGTCGAGCGCATGCGGCGCACCGGCGCCATCATCGCTTTCGTGCCCGAGGCGCCGCCGGCAATCAGATCGGAGTGGCCGCCGACGTATTTCGTAAGCGACATGGTGACGATATCCGCGCCATGCGCGAGCGGCGTCGAGAAAATTGGCCCCAGCATGGTGTTGTCGACAATCACCGGCGGGCGATGACCATCATGCGCCAGCATTTCGGATGCTTTGCGCACAGCGGCGATATCAACCAGCGCGTTGGTGGGGTTTGCTGGCGTCTCGATGAAGATGGCGCCCACGCGGCCTTTCTTCTTGGCTTGCTCGGCTGCCTTGAAAATCGCCTCCGGCCCATGTTCGGCCTCAAACCCGACTTGGCTGATGCCGAATTCCGGAAGGATTGAATGGATCAGAGTTTCCGTGCCGCCGTAGATCGGCTGACTCTGCAGCACGACATCGCCAGGGCGCAAGAACGCCCACAAACACGTCGAAATCGCCGACATGCCGGAGCCGAACGCCAAGCTCGCTTCCGCTTCGTCCCAAATCGCCAAGCGATCTTCGAGCACTTCGAGGTTTGGATTGTTGAAGCGCGAGTAGATGAGGCCAGGCTCTTCATCCGGGCCAAGTTTCCGCCGGCCTTGCATGGTGGCGAAG
This window of the alpha proteobacterium U9-1i genome carries:
- a CDS encoding cystathionine gamma-synthase — translated: MAEKTWRKRNLGNRPLKPETLMMGYGYDPMLSEGSLKPPQFQTSTFVFRSAQHGKDFFATMQGRRKLGPDEEPGLIYSRFNNPNLEVLEDRLAIWDEAEASLAFGSGMSAISTCLWAFLRPGDVVLQSQPIYGGTETLIHSILPEFGISQVGFEAEHGPEAIFKAAEQAKKKGRVGAIFIETPANPTNALVDIAAVRKASEMLAHDGHRPPVIVDNTMLGPIFSTPLAHGADIVTMSLTKYVGGHSDLIAGGASGTKAMMAPVRRMRSTLGTMCDPHTAWLLMRSLETLKLRMDAGAQGARQVAEFLRDHPKIQSVWFLDFLPKDHPDRAIHEKQNKSAGSTFSFEVKGGEEAAFKLLDRLQVIKLAVSLGGTETLASHPAAMTHSGMPPADLARFSITPALIRVSVGVENPEDLIADLAQALDGV